Proteins from a genomic interval of Toxoplasma gondii ME49 chromosome Ia, whole genome shotgun sequence:
- a CDS encoding hypothetical protein (encoded by transcript TGME49_293650): protein MTRVILKVIEDIGTISLFPGFIVLRQSSHKTVSRIRLWYVCQTSWHPLFSQLRTYSPKGVQVGVSVQRLNRNGIGFILIDVRATWAPVALMADEESTGWDGIFLRDETVFHHFC, encoded by the coding sequence ATGACGCGCGTCATCTTGAAGGTGATCGAAGACATCGGAACCATATCCCTCTTCCCTGGATTCATCGTCCTGCGTCAGTCCAGCCACAAGACCGTGTCGCGCATACGACTCTGGTATGTGTGCCAAACATCCTGGCATCCTCTGTTCAGCCAACTGCGAACGTACAGTCCGAAGGGCGTGCAGGTAGGAGTGAGTGTTCAGAGGCTCAATCGTAACGGCATCGGCTTCATCCTCATCGACGTGCGTGCAACGTGGGCTCCTGTGGCACTCATGGCCGATGAGGAGTCCACGGGATGGGACGGCATTTTCCTGAGAGATGAGACCGTCTTCCATCACTTTTGTTGA
- a CDS encoding hypothetical protein (encoded by transcript TGME49_293660): MKGSGRPVCVALWQALSCRHYSAKFIYFHGTASKKFFSTGRQVECVANSDRGRRSCGVKHRLLYPVFPSGPSGNRIVVLSSCPFFGSAKAVKGGPAVPLVQATSTAPSRVGSRVHGFVENGAELKVAVNSVSSTSSGKLCNTRFPRAVKWSAATPVSESVIRTNNPTSVCRSQRTAFGSRAVFISKRSLVSLCTRLNVIEITSFGRAQQPAGVPVSCRCLSFGPTDSPRDLRNDGGARSSGDACDHHGDIWQHGKTPSSYFDTDGGDKAHLEIAATSSAEREKQEVYINPVCMQMDQLLMQSATAEEVLTLLVSHRGVLFLHNLVTALELLADFATAESRTLRVRREGTTSRSAELQRGTGSQLPRDDQQGLRETTFRNPLCIVGGTETASGSSDTPLKSRATGARIEDLLPHLQAGQPLPSGWPKPVSTYESVTSGTRSRKELVTVEAVASEDIEEGNVMHGLGVADWIVRDERYEVLLQDLRFHRRNLSFDAAAKVVLSMRKLNHRHYPVLSAMLHPLARREIPLSPSYETSSSDTGVHGGERNVTGIIFGTATVSEESLEGRKRTEKILHERLNTLFQCADVYVWAGYIQHPFFDRVAALFFSALQQMPSASSNGAALCTSSPVTSTANLMPEASPSLLVRALQIFSSLRVNAGHEVFTAAAERILQHMPTLGPDHLVAVAAAVSKHGACTVLFPAARDQMQPSSLPNQHFASSDLELLGNTKGQIMPKEANTNRAVSVVKWPQKCGGDDDSVPGASQGSSESVALPASLCLPTPLLSRNTTQECDRLLRSRVRASMTKEAVVYLDANSATIMPPLQSIPDRVLTAVASQFEVASSSFSLSATVTLLTAFQSRGLHFPTCIAIAVARVTQHLRVAANVRQRAALTIQEIGHLLEACTFFGVATPTHNGLPAETPAAEVASGDVRGGEVVNSNTELIDAAAAYLEQHLDEISERTAIQVTFALAATERATRRHAYLLSFTFRKIGKGTEWQRHKVRVFQLWLSHVLQFPWLHYNMPQRCVFEGLRAWCMQRGGYGAPFPREVAELSRILSCLDVKHKTFVELPGSPYGLDILLESSNDRRSVILVTNECAPNTLAPAGGSTLQAVHLAQAGYSQILFVHQPTWNLLRSEESRVRFVLLLLQRLCPERHLAVNDTTLRSSTGEGQDTRMVLTRDANLLCAGS; encoded by the exons ATGAAGGGCTCGGGACGTCCAGTGTGCGTCGCATTATGGCAAGCGTTGAGCTGTCGCCACTACTCTGCCAAGTTCATTTACTTCCACGGCACGGCTTCCAAGAAGTTTTTTTCGACGGGGCGGCAGGTCGAATGTGTGGCTAATAGCGATCGTGGCCGGAGGTCCTGCGGTGTCAAGCACCGTCTACTTTACCCGGTCTTCCCGTCAGGTCCAAGTGGCAACCGCATCGTAGTGCTATCGTCTTGTCCGTTCTTTGGTTCTGCCAAAGCTGTTAAAGGAGGCCCAGCAGTACCCCTGGTGCAGGCCACGTCTACCGCTCCGAGTCGCGTTGGTTCGCGAGTACATGGTTTTGTTGAAAATGGAGCAGAACTCAAGGTGGCAGTCAATTCCGTCAGTTCAACATCGTCTGGGAAATTATGTAACACACGATTTCCACGGGCCGTTAAATGGTCCGCTGCGACTCCTGTTTCTGAATCGGTGATCAGGACCAACAATCCGACCTCGGTATGCCGTAGTCAGCGTACTGCATTTGGGAGTCGTGCGGTATTCATCTCCAAACGAAGCCTGGTATCACTGTGTACGAGATTGAACGTGATCGAAATTACCTCATTCGGACGCGCGCAGCAACCCGCAGGTGTCCCGGTATCATGCAGGTGCTTGAGTTTTGGACCTACGGACTCTCCTCGCGATCTCCGAAATGATGGTGGGGCACGGTCAAGTGGCGATGCGTGCGACCATCACGGGGATATCTGGCAACATGGGAAGACTCCGTCGTCGTATTTTGATACGGACGGAGGTGATAAAGCTCATCTGGAAATAGCAGCAACGTCGAGCGCtgaaagggagaaacaggaagtcTACATAAATCCGGTGTGTATGCAGATGGACCAGCTCCTGATGCAGAGTGCGACGGCAGAGGAAGTTCTAACTCTTTTAGTAAGCCATCGCGGGGTCCTTTTTTTGCATAATTTGGTAACTGCGCTTGAGCTGCTAGCCGACTTTGCAACCGCTGAAAGCCGAACCCTACGTGTTAGGCGAGAGGGGACCACTAGCAGGTCCGCCGAACTGCAGCGCGGCACCGGCTCACAGCTGCCAAGGGATGACCAGCAAGGCCTCCGTGAAACAACATTTAGAAACCCGCTGTGCATTGTCGGGGGTACGGAGACGGCGAGCGGCAGTTCCGACACACCGTTGAAGAGTCGAGCGACGGGGGCGAGGATTGAAGATCTTCTCCCCCATTTGCAAGCGGGGCAGCCGCTCCCGTCAGGATGGCCTAAACCAGTGTCCACATACGAAAGCGTCACCTCTGGTACACGTAGCAGGAAGGAGCTCGTCACCGTCGAAGCTGTCGCCTCGGAGGACATTGAAGAAGGCAATGTCATGCATGGGCTCGGTGTCGCTGATTGGATAGTTCGAGATGAGAG GTACGAGGTGCTGCTGCAAGATCTTCGCTTCCATCGTCGAAATTTATCCTTCGACGCAGCCGCGAAGGTTGTGCTGTCAATGAGAAAGCTCAACCATCGCCATTATCCAGTTTTGTCTGCCATGCTACATCCGCTGGCTCGCCGAGAAATTCCGCTGTCGCCCTCGTACGAGACGTCATCCTCCGACACAGGGGTCCATGGGGGAGAACGGAACGTTACTGGCATCATCTTCGGTACAGCTACTGTCAGTGAGGAATCTTTGGAGGGCCGGAAGAGAACTGAGAAGATACTGCATGAAAGGCTAAATACCTTGTTTCAGTGCGCAGACGTCTATGTCTGGGCTGGATACATCCAACATCCTTTCTTCGATAGGGTTGCCGCGTTATTCTTCTCAGCCCTCCAGCAGATGCCTAGTGCATCGTCAAATGGTGCAGCGCTTTGCACGTCATCTCCCGTGACGTCTACAGCAAACCTGATGCCGGAAGCAAGCCCGAGTCTCCTCGTTCGGGCGCTTCAGatcttctcgtcgcttcgTGTAAACGCGGGCCATGAGGTCTTTACGGCAGCTGCGGAGCGTATTCTGCAGCATATGCCGACCTTGGGGCCAGACCATCTGGTGGCTGTTGCGGCGGCAGTCAGCAAACATGGCGCCTGCACCGTCCTTTTCCCCGCTGCGCGAGACCAGATGCAACCCTCATCACTGCCAAACCAACACTTTGCATCAAGTGACCTGGAACTGCTTGGCAATACAAAGGGTCAAATTATGCCGAAGGAGGCAAACACTAACCGAGCAGTATCAGTTGTGAAGTGGCCACAGAAGTGTGGCGGAGATGATGATTCAGTCCCCGGGGCTTCGCAAGGAAGTAGTGAGTCTGTAGCACTACCTGCTTCCTTGTGCCTTCCTACGCCGTTACTGAGTAGAAATACTACTCAGGAGTGTGACAGACTTCTAAGATCCAGAGTTCGTGCGAGCATGACTAAGGAGGCTGTTGTGTACTTGGACGCGAATTCAGCGACAATCATGCCTCCCCTTCAAAGTATCCCGGATCGTGTCTTGACAGCCGTGGCGTCACAGTTCGAAGtggcttcgtcttccttttctctttccgctACTGTCACTCTGCTGACCGCTTTCCAGAGTCGGGGTCTGCATTTTCCTACGTGTATTGCTATTGCTGTCGCCCGCGTCACGCAGCATTTGCGTGTCGCTGCAAATGTTCGCCAACGAGCAGCTTTGACTATCCAGGAAATTGGCCACCTCCTTGAGGCGTGTACGTTCTTCGGGGTCGCAACACCAACACACAATGGTCTCCCTGCCGAAACGCCAGCAGCGGAAGTCGCTTCTGGTGACGTACGGGGTGGCGAGGTTGTGAACAGCAACACAGAGCTGATAGATGCTGCTGCGGCCTATTTGGAGCAACATCTTGATGAAATTTCTGAACGGACTGCCATTCAAGTGACCTTCGCTTTGGCGGCGACAGAAAGGGCAACAC GCCGGCACGCGTATCTTCTGTCTTTCACATTTCGCAAAATTGGCAAGGGGACCGAGTGGCAACGACACAAAGTCCGCGTTTTTCAGCTGTGGCTCTCCCATGTGTTACAATTTCCCTGGCTTCACTACAACATGCCTCAACGGTGTGTCTTTGAAG GTTTGCGAGcgtggtgcatgcagcgtggAGGATATGGCGCGCCTTTTCCACGTGAAGTCGCCGAGCTCTCACGGATACTGTCATGCTTGGATGTGAAGCATAAGACATTTGTTGAGCTTCCCGGCTCCCCTTATGGCCTCGATATTCTGCTAGAGTCGTCGAATGACAGGCGGAGTG TCATCTTGGTTACGAACGAGTGCGCGCCGAACACGCTAGCACCAGCGGGAGGAAGTACCTTGCAAGCGGTCCACTTGGCACAGGCTGGATACTCTCAGATTTTATTTGTCCATCAGCCAACGTGGAACTTGCTGCGATCCGAGGAGTCCCGAGTACGGtttgttctgcttctccttcagcgGCTTTGTCCTGAACGACATTTGGCAGTAAATGACACGACGCTTCGGAGCTCCACGGGAGAGGGCCAGGATACGCGGATGGTGCTTACACGAGACGCAAATTTGCTTTGCGCTGGATCGTGA
- the TCEA1 gene encoding transcription elongation factor A TFIIS (encoded by transcript TGME49_293670~Gene product name based on ToxoDB Community Expert Annotation.): MIMEGRDVDAQGPNAHSKSMESEQTSVLAGRHTDSSAAVPASSDMSERPMVSGSGTNTAAIFATCSPLERVERILELKKVIDHAKAALEDGQQGGAPGAAVTPLLGVRDDVLEALTVLDRVDMSRELLAKTRIGVSVGKLRTHPDSQIRSRCTQLVHKWKAGISGGGLAKENATSRPGPNGRGQGKPPTGTLGNDTANEKAHGLSSNSSPRADEGLHGVPVDRAPEKASTAVEDYPGPASGDAVRDRARGFLWRALVDGMQSRRDLGADRSGETARVAAEIEKALWQEYCVRRKSTKEYNMQLKTLKWNFADQKNPDLNLKVLCGVYTPEQLAIMSSADLASDEKKRMRELQKKESMEACQSDWEMKKLMEGASEGGQFPCFKCRTTKTVYFQMQTRSSDEPMTTFVTCLECGNRWKF, encoded by the coding sequence ATGATCATGGAAGGCAGAGATGTTGACGCTCAAGGACCCAATGCTCATTCTAAGTCAATGGAAAGTGAACAGACGTCCGTTCTTGCCGGCAGACATACCGACAGCAGCGCCGCAGTGCCCGCGAGCTCAGACATGAGTGAGAGGCCAATGGTCTCCGGCTCTGGAACTAACACTGCTGCCATATTCGCAACATGTTCTCCATTGGAGAGGGTAGAACGGATTCTCGAGTTGAAGAAAGTAATTGATCACGCGAAAGCCGCTCTGGAGGACGGGCAACAGGGTGGTGCACCGGGAGCGGCAGTGACGCCGCTGCTTGGTGTGCGAGATGATGTGCTTGAAGCGCTTACAGTTCTTGACCGAGTGGACATGAGTCGAGAGCTGCTTGCGAAGACACGAATCGGCGTTTCTGTCGGGAAATTGCGAACTCATCCGGATTCGCAGATCCGATCTCGGTGCACGCAACTGGTTCACAAGTGGAAGGCAGGCATAAGTGGGGGCGGTTTAGCCAAAGAAAATGCGACTTCCCGACCCGGACCAAATGGCCGCGGCCAAGGAAAGCCCCCCACAGGAACATTGGGGAATGACACCGCTAACGAGAAGGCACATGGGTTGTCATCAAATTCATCACCACGTGCTGATGAAGGACTCCACGGCGTGCCAGTCGACAGAGCACCAGAAAAGGCCTCTACGGCAGTGGAGGATTATCCGGGACCGGCGTCAGGTGATGCTGTACGGGACCGAGCTCGAGGTTTCTTATGGCGTGCACTGGTCGACGGGATGCAATCACGAAGAGATCTCGGAGCGGATAGATCTGGCGAAACCGCTCGTGTAGCAGCAGAAATCGAGAAAGCCTTGTGGCAGGAATACTGTGTCAGGAGAAAGAGTACAAAGGAGTACAACATGCAACTGAAGACGCTGAAGTGGAATTTTGCAGATCAAAAGAATCCTGACTTGAATCTCAAAGTTCTGTGTGGTGTTTATACACCGGAACAGCTAGCGATTATGAGCTCTGCGGACCTGGCCTctgacgagaaaaaacgtaTGCgtgagctgcagaagaaagaaagcatGGAGGCATGTCAGTCAGACTGGGAAATGAAAAAATTAATGGAAGGCGCTTCGGAAGGTGGCCAGTTCCCGTGCTTCAAATGCAGGACGACAAAAACGGTGTATTTTCAGATGCAAACGCGCTCATCAGATGAGCCGATGACAACATTTGTGACGTGCTTGGAGTGCGGGAACAGGTGGAAGTTCTGA